One Perca flavescens isolate YP-PL-M2 chromosome 9, PFLA_1.0, whole genome shotgun sequence genomic window carries:
- the ttc22 gene encoding tetratricopeptide repeat protein 22: MVHILLLPTADTGGEKEQKAMEADSKEDIESLMEDMDYIPGHFHLDLNLNCDPVGPTKLRLRDTYLKQESLRGELEAEAGYLQYAVRNLLGLLAFHLEHLDTAEEIFRSICKEDPGNLNAWANLGYVYDKLGRELDAGECVEKVSYLMGSDGGEASQEETRILAARCLAEQAYVYPYDVELDSEDDLRDRLTAALTLYNRALDYGGQLLPLEEKRSWSFKMATIYIRLDQIVKTKEDSEYSRLYHYNKGLKLLKETLESEKPQHKALAWCYVGIMLERKEEFTTVPMSIHDCGYSASDPLSCYGTAINLASEDAFTLNLLSKVFFLLGKHEMATGICNMALNVLPDPELNWQAYCTRAKINMMLYARDLQKAKHGHGGIPDRQKLTEARKDLDKVLTVRPCLRTHLEMAQVYYYMGVDALQESLLVDEGAVNSAMVSLSHALQFELGDSLPDLHVLRGRCLLLKGEEQNAADCFKRAMELERPGSTDTTALRCLLQALLNLFMQGGPDPSLATTQLELWVQKAEERYPEDIVKSELRCLYRTHTAEVTELSRALIRTGRLDLVRRLLETVVPKQLVKKRPMARSFSCT, translated from the exons GACATTGAATCTCTCATGGAGGACATGGACTACATCCCTGGCCACTTCCACCTGGACCTCAACCTTAACTGTGATCCTGTTGGGCCTACGAAGCTGAGACTCAGGGACACTTACCTAAAACAAGAGAGCCTGCGAGGCGAGCTAGAGGCTGAAGCTGGATATCTACAGTACGCCGTTCGAAATCTGCTGGGTCTGCTGGCTTTTCACCTGGAACACTTGGACACAGCTGAAGAAATATTCAG AAGCATCTGTAAAGAAGACCCTGGGAACCTCAATGCCTGGGCCAACCTGGGCTACGTGTACGACAAGCTGGGGAGAGAGCTTGATGCAGGCGAGTGTGTGGAGAAAGTTTCCTACCTTATGGGCTCAGACGGTGGAGAGGCCTCACAGGAAGAGACCAGGATCCTGGCGGCCCGCTGCCTGGCTGAGCAGGCTTACGTTTATCCCTACGATGTGGAGCTGGACAGTGAGGAcgacctgagagacagactgacGGCAGCATTGACACTATACAACAGAGCCCTGGACTATGGGGGTCAGCTG ctACCACTAGAGGAAAAACGAAGCTGGTCTTTTAAAATGGCAACCATCTATATAAG ACTGGATCAAATAGTAAAGACCAAAGAGGACTCTGAATACTCCAGACTCTATCACTACAATAAGGGACTGAAGCTTCTCAAAGAAACACTAGAATCTGAGAAACCACAACACAAAG CTCTTGCCTGGTGTTACGTTGGCATCATGTTGGAGAGGAAGGAAGAGTTCACCACTGTGCCCATGTCTATACATGACTGTGGCTACTCAGCCTCTGATCCACTATCCTGCTATGGAACT GCCATAAACCTGGCCAGTGAAGACGCATTTACCCTGAACCTCCTGTCAAAGGTCTTCTTTCTGTTGGGCAAACATGAGATGGCCACAGGGATCTGCAACATGGCCCTAAACGTGCTCCCAGACCCAGAGCTCAACTGGCAGGCATACTGCACCCGTGCCAAG ATCAATATGATGCTCTACGCCAGGGACCTACAGAAGGCTAAACATGGTCATGGTGGAATCCCAGACCGACAGAAACTAACTGAGGCCAGAAAAGACTTGGACAAGGTCCTGACTGTTCGTCCATGTCTGCGGACTCACCTGGAGATGGCACAG GTGTACTACTACATGGGTGTAGATGCACTCCAGGAGAGTCTCTTGGTCGATGAGGGAGCAGTGAACAGCGCAATGGTGAGTCTGTCCCATGCCCTACAGTTTGAGCTGGGTGATAGCTTGCCGGACCTCCACGTGCTCAGAGGACGCTGTCTCCTGCTGAAGGGGGAGGAGCAGAACGCTGCAGACTGCTTCAAACGTGCCATGGAGTTAGAGAGACCAGGGAGCACAGACACCACAGCCCTGCGCTGCCTCCTACAGGCACTGTTGAATCTGTTCATGCAGGGAGGCCCTGACCCAAGTCTAGCCACCACCCAACTGGAGCTGTGGGTGCAAAAAGCTGAGGAGAGGTACCCTGAGGACATTGTGAAGTCTGAGCTGAGGTGCCTTTACAGGACTCACACAGCAGAGGTCACAGAGTTATCCAGGGCTCTGATCAGGACAGGCAGACTGGACCTAGTGAGGAGGCTTCTGGAAACAGTGGTGCCTAAACAGCTGGTTAAGAAGAGACCAATGGCTCGGTCTTTCTCCTGTACATGA